One stretch of Variovorax sp. TBS-050B DNA includes these proteins:
- a CDS encoding integration host factor subunit beta, which translates to MTRSDLVEELAARFAQLTHRDAEYAVKTILDAMSDALVRGHRIEIRGFGSFSVTRRPPRIGRNPRSGESVQIPEKRVPHFKPGKALREAVDARTAELGADKAAKDRKA; encoded by the coding sequence ATGACCCGCTCCGATCTTGTCGAAGAACTCGCAGCCCGCTTTGCGCAACTGACGCATCGCGATGCCGAATACGCCGTCAAGACCATCCTCGACGCCATGAGCGACGCGCTGGTGCGCGGCCACCGCATCGAGATCCGCGGCTTCGGCAGCTTCTCCGTCACGCGGCGTCCGCCGCGCATCGGGCGCAATCCGCGTTCGGGCGAGAGCGTGCAGATCCCCGAGAAGCGGGTGCCGCACTTCAAGCCCGGCAAGGCCCTGCGCGAGGCCGTCGACGCACGCACCGCCGAACTCGGCGCCGACAAGGCGGCCAAGGACCGGAAGGCGTGA